One genomic window of Halanaerobium saccharolyticum subsp. saccharolyticum DSM 6643 includes the following:
- a CDS encoding DUF4911 domain-containing protein has product MKDTLKIRYEVDPKEINYIDMIIKAYEGIGKVNVDHDAPGQIWIDVTEGTKNEVKEVMADLGQNIKVELISEE; this is encoded by the coding sequence ATGAAGGATACTTTAAAAATAAGATACGAAGTTGATCCTAAAGAAATTAACTATATAGATATGATAATCAAAGCCTATGAGGGAATCGGGAAAGTAAATGTTGATCATGATGCTCCGGGTCAAATTTGGATTGATGTAACTGAAGGAACTAAAAATGAAGTTAAAGAGGTAATGGCTGATTTAGGCCAAAACATTAAAGTTGAATTAATTTCTGAAGAATAG
- a CDS encoding type IV pilus twitching motility protein PilT, which yields MEVIELMKEISDNPAISDLHLTVKKKPIIRYNGDLQVREEFSAPLEMDEINNIAKKLMNDEQWKIFVRDGEVDFSYSIPGYCRFRVNAYHQRGSTSIALRIIPSEIPTIDGLGLPDVLKRLSMQRNGLVLCTGPTGSGKSTTLAAMIDVVNQNKQAHIITLEDPIEYLHSHKKCIVHQREVGSDTMSFANGLRASLRQDPDVILVGEMRDLETISIALEASETGHLVFATLHTNDAPSTIERIIDVFPSHQQDQVRVQLATALNGVISQQLLKRADGSKRIAALEILIATSAVKNIIREGKTHQLVSSMQTGAKYGMVMMDNYLVDLYQKGLIEYEETIKRSNDPEYIKRKISGSRD from the coding sequence GTGGAAGTTATAGAATTGATGAAGGAAATATCAGATAATCCGGCTATTTCTGATCTACATTTAACAGTTAAGAAAAAACCTATTATTCGCTATAATGGAGATCTTCAAGTACGGGAAGAATTTTCAGCTCCGCTAGAAATGGATGAAATAAATAATATCGCCAAAAAATTAATGAATGATGAGCAGTGGAAAATTTTTGTTAGAGATGGTGAGGTTGATTTTTCTTACAGTATACCTGGTTATTGCCGTTTTCGTGTTAATGCTTATCATCAGCGTGGCTCAACATCTATAGCTTTAAGAATAATACCAAGTGAGATTCCAACTATAGATGGATTAGGTTTACCAGATGTTTTAAAAAGACTTTCAATGCAGAGAAATGGACTTGTTTTATGTACAGGACCGACTGGTAGTGGTAAATCGACTACTCTGGCTGCAATGATAGATGTGGTTAATCAAAACAAACAGGCTCACATTATAACTTTAGAGGATCCAATTGAATATCTGCACTCACATAAAAAATGTATTGTGCATCAACGGGAAGTTGGCTCAGATACAATGTCTTTTGCCAATGGTTTGAGAGCTTCTTTGAGACAGGATCCAGATGTTATCCTTGTAGGTGAGATGAGAGATTTAGAGACTATTTCAATTGCTTTAGAAGCTTCAGAAACTGGGCACCTAGTCTTTGCAACACTGCATACTAATGATGCGCCGAGTACTATAGAAAGAATAATCGATGTTTTTCCATCTCATCAGCAGGATCAGGTTAGAGTTCAGCTGGCAACTGCCTTAAATGGTGTTATTTCACAGCAGTTATTGAAAAGAGCAGATGGCAGCAAACGAATAGCGGCATTAGAAATTTTAATTGCTACATCCGCTGTCAAAAACATTATTCGTGAAGGTAAAACCCACCAACTTGTATCTTCAATGCAGACTGGTGCTAAATATGGAATGGTGATGATGGATAATTATCTTGTTGATTTATATCAAAAAGGTTTAATTGAGTATGAAGAAACTATAAAGCGTTCTAATGATCCAGAATATATTAAGAGAAAAATTAGCGGCAGCAGAGACTGA
- a CDS encoding shikimate dehydrogenase has protein sequence MSIFIPDSETKLYGLLGKTLSHSISPSLHNNGFRDLGLNAVYLMLETKEKNLEEYIDSLKMIGFSGWNVTIPYKESIIPYLNGFSSLARASGAVNTVLNRRGRLTGYNTDVIGFQRQLEESGINVKDKRAVVIGAGGAARAVIAALIQLSLADITIINRTVENAEELAKLFREENSEQNFDFCSLEEQEYAEVLKAADLVVDTTPVGMYSNNIKNKVVINPEYLHEDQLVIDLVYNPLKTEILKEAEKRGAQIGNGLPTLIYQAEASFKLWTKEMPPKKKWYQIAEEAVEIIEQKELEAEEE, from the coding sequence ATGAGTATTTTTATACCCGATAGTGAAACAAAGTTATATGGTTTATTAGGTAAAACTTTAAGCCATTCAATTTCTCCATCCCTGCATAATAATGGGTTTAGAGATTTAGGGCTTAATGCAGTATATTTAATGTTAGAAACTAAAGAAAAAAACTTAGAAGAATATATTGATTCCTTAAAAATGATTGGTTTTTCTGGCTGGAATGTGACTATTCCTTATAAAGAAAGTATTATACCTTATTTAAATGGTTTTTCTTCTTTAGCTAGGGCTTCAGGTGCAGTTAATACTGTCTTAAATCGAAGGGGCAGACTTACCGGCTATAATACTGATGTGATTGGATTTCAGCGTCAGCTTGAAGAATCAGGAATTAATGTTAAAGATAAAAGAGCAGTTGTGATTGGAGCTGGTGGAGCAGCTAGAGCAGTTATTGCAGCTTTAATTCAGCTTTCTTTGGCAGATATTACTATAATTAACCGGACAGTAGAAAATGCGGAAGAATTGGCAAAACTTTTTAGAGAAGAGAATTCTGAGCAAAACTTTGATTTCTGCAGTTTGGAAGAGCAGGAATATGCAGAAGTTCTAAAAGCAGCTGATTTGGTAGTTGATACAACTCCGGTTGGGATGTATAGTAATAATATTAAGAATAAAGTTGTTATCAATCCTGAATATTTGCATGAAGATCAGTTAGTAATTGATTTAGTTTATAATCCTTTGAAAACAGAAATTTTAAAAGAAGCAGAAAAAAGAGGAGCTCAGATTGGTAATGGACTGCCAACTTTAATATATCAGGCAGAGGCATCATTTAAACTCTGGACAAAAGAAATGCCGCCCAAGAAAAAATGGTATCAGATAGCTGAAGAAGCAGTGGAGATTATAGAACAAAAAGAACTTGAAGCAGAGGAAGAATAA
- a CDS encoding GspE/PulE family protein, with translation MGAKSKKKIGDLLIEFGYITQNELEAAISEQEDMDQRLGEVLEKLGYVSEEELIDVLEYQLGIPRVNLNNYLLNAHLSQYVSENLARRHNAVPYEIEDDLLKVAMEDPTDLVAIENIEVNSGMKIEVAIATHSEIINAINQVYSLIDTDTSDIFDSLDQYGMNEEPELDQLRQMVEDAPIVRLTNLIITQAIHTKASDIHIEPLRGSVRVRYRVDGVLHEELTIPKHSQAALISRLKIIADLDITKRRIPQDGRIQMNFKGMQIDMRVSTLPTIYGEKVVIRLLNRDDSLLNIEKLGFSAENKERFNRLIKKPYGILLATGPTGSGKSTTLFAALNEINSPTKNIVTIEDPVEYQLNGLNQVHANKKVGLTFANTLRSILRQDPDIVMVGEIRDEETAEIAIRAALTGHLVLSTLHTNDAVSAVTRLMDMGIPGYLVASTVIGVIAQRLVRRLCPNCKEGYQPGPEVKQFLNNNVDQLYRPSQEKCESCTDGYKGRIAIHEILEIDTKLEEMITEGVNEPELKRYARENGMKGLLEDGKEKLRQGITSYNELVSVIH, from the coding sequence ATGGGAGCTAAAAGTAAAAAGAAAATTGGTGATTTACTAATTGAGTTTGGTTATATAACTCAAAATGAGTTAGAAGCTGCAATATCTGAGCAGGAAGATATGGATCAGAGATTGGGTGAAGTATTAGAGAAATTAGGTTATGTATCTGAGGAAGAATTGATAGATGTTTTAGAATATCAGCTGGGTATTCCAAGGGTTAATTTGAATAATTATTTATTAAATGCTCACCTTTCTCAATATGTTTCTGAAAATTTAGCTAGACGTCATAATGCAGTCCCTTATGAAATAGAAGATGATCTTTTAAAAGTAGCAATGGAAGATCCAACAGATTTAGTAGCAATTGAAAATATAGAGGTTAATTCCGGTATGAAAATAGAAGTAGCAATTGCAACTCATTCGGAGATTATAAATGCAATTAACCAGGTTTATTCATTAATCGATACTGATACATCTGATATCTTTGATAGTCTTGATCAATATGGAATGAATGAAGAGCCAGAGCTTGATCAGTTAAGACAGATGGTAGAAGATGCACCAATTGTTCGCTTAACCAACTTGATTATAACTCAGGCTATTCACACGAAGGCAAGTGATATTCACATTGAGCCGCTTAGAGGTAGTGTTAGAGTCCGTTACAGAGTTGATGGAGTCCTGCATGAGGAACTTACAATTCCCAAACATTCGCAGGCTGCTTTAATTTCTCGTTTAAAAATTATTGCTGACTTAGATATTACTAAACGCAGAATTCCTCAAGATGGAAGAATTCAGATGAACTTTAAGGGAATGCAGATAGATATGCGGGTCTCGACTCTACCTACAATTTATGGAGAAAAGGTGGTTATCAGACTTTTAAACAGGGATGACAGCCTCTTAAATATAGAAAAGTTAGGTTTTAGTGCAGAAAATAAGGAAAGGTTTAATAGATTGATTAAAAAACCTTATGGAATTTTATTAGCTACCGGACCAACAGGTAGTGGTAAATCTACAACCTTATTTGCGGCTTTAAATGAAATTAATTCACCGACCAAAAATATTGTAACAATTGAGGATCCGGTGGAATATCAGTTAAATGGTCTGAATCAGGTCCATGCTAATAAAAAAGTTGGCCTAACCTTTGCTAATACCCTAAGATCTATTTTAAGACAGGATCCGGATATAGTAATGGTTGGTGAGATCAGAGATGAAGAAACTGCAGAAATTGCAATTAGAGCTGCTTTAACAGGCCACCTGGTTTTAAGTACTTTGCACACAAATGATGCAGTTAGTGCTGTAACTAGATTGATGGATATGGGAATTCCGGGCTATTTAGTGGCTTCAACAGTTATTGGGGTGATTGCCCAGCGTCTTGTTAGAAGACTCTGTCCTAACTGTAAAGAAGGTTATCAACCTGGCCCAGAGGTTAAACAGTTTTTAAATAATAATGTGGATCAGCTTTACCGCCCTTCTCAAGAAAAATGCGAAAGCTGTACTGATGGTTATAAAGGTAGAATTGCTATTCACGAAATTTTAGAGATAGATACTAAGTTAGAAGAAATGATTACAGAAGGAGTCAACGAACCTGAACTTAAGCGTTATGCTAGAGAAAATGGTATGAAAGGATTACTTGAGGATGGTAAGGAAAAACTTCGTCAGGGGATTACCAGCTATAATGAACTGGTAAGTGTTATTCACTAA
- a CDS encoding Crp/Fnr family transcriptional regulator gives MEEPKQCLKDLIVFQNLDPDELELLCENSYAKLYEKDEVIFFENDSVKKLYFLINGKVKLSMLSAEGKEKVLTILQEGDIFGELSLFDEDPHPLTAEVMDDARLLIIPWNEMEKKIIEKPSLAIKIIEALSKKTRLLTSQVRELVFQDAAGRLASLLSRLAEDFGREIEGGTVIDLVLTHQEIANLIGSSRVTVTKLINKFIDEGMITIKKRKIIIIDFESLGERLQTLF, from the coding sequence ATGGAAGAACCAAAACAGTGTTTAAAAGATTTAATTGTATTTCAGAATCTGGATCCGGACGAACTAGAATTATTATGCGAAAATTCTTATGCTAAACTTTACGAAAAAGATGAGGTTATCTTTTTTGAAAATGATAGTGTAAAAAAACTATACTTTTTAATTAACGGTAAGGTAAAGCTTTCAATGCTTTCTGCTGAAGGCAAGGAAAAAGTCTTGACTATTCTGCAGGAAGGTGATATTTTTGGTGAGCTATCTCTATTTGACGAAGATCCACACCCTCTAACAGCAGAGGTTATGGATGATGCTCGTTTATTGATTATTCCCTGGAATGAAATGGAAAAAAAGATTATTGAAAAGCCCTCATTAGCTATCAAAATTATTGAGGCTCTATCTAAAAAAACTAGACTTTTAACAAGTCAGGTTAGAGAACTAGTATTTCAAGATGCAGCTGGCAGATTAGCAAGCCTTTTATCTAGACTTGCAGAAGATTTTGGTCGCGAAATTGAAGGTGGTACAGTTATTGACTTAGTTTTAACTCATCAGGAGATTGCCAACTTAATTGGATCCTCCCGAGTTACAGTAACTAAACTAATCAATAAGTTTATAGATGAAGGTATGATTACAATCAAAAAAAGAAAAATTATTATAATTGACTTCGAATCACTGGGAGAAAGGCTTCAAACTTTATTTTAA
- a CDS encoding peptidase U32 family protein — translation MNKIELLAPAGSLEKLKTAILFGADAVYCGGLNFGLRAGADNFSVAELQEGIEFAHQRHKKVYMTLNMIPHNKELAQLPEYIEKIKELNLDALIISDPGVFAFVKKEMPEMEIHISTQANNVNWASALFWAEQGAERIILARELSRAEIKEIAAKTEGQVELEYFVHGAMCISYSGRCLLSNYFVGRDANKGDCAQSCRWKYHLVEEQRPGEYYPIEENDQGTFIMNSRDLNLAEEIPELIEIGLSSLKVEGRMKSVHYAATVINTYRQLIDQYYQDPENYEADSELLAELRKISHRDYTKGFYYGEPGSEGQRYQSSSYLRSYDFMGVVKDYDAAAKEVVIEVRNKIFKGDELEFVVPGQKTFTSRADYLLDEEGTEIEAAPHPKQLIRVPLENEIPSGSLLRRQKEN, via the coding sequence ATGAATAAAATCGAATTACTGGCACCGGCAGGAAGTCTAGAAAAACTTAAAACTGCCATTTTATTTGGTGCTGATGCTGTATATTGTGGAGGTTTAAACTTTGGTTTAAGAGCTGGAGCCGATAACTTTAGTGTTGCAGAACTGCAGGAGGGCATAGAATTTGCCCATCAGCGTCATAAAAAGGTATATATGACCTTAAATATGATTCCACATAATAAGGAACTGGCTCAACTTCCAGAGTATATAGAAAAAATTAAGGAACTTAACTTAGATGCACTGATAATTTCTGATCCTGGTGTTTTTGCCTTTGTTAAAAAGGAGATGCCTGAGATGGAGATTCATATCAGCACCCAGGCAAATAACGTTAACTGGGCTTCTGCGCTTTTCTGGGCTGAACAGGGTGCCGAAAGAATAATATTAGCCCGCGAGCTAAGTCGAGCTGAAATCAAAGAAATCGCTGCCAAAACTGAAGGTCAGGTGGAACTAGAATATTTTGTTCACGGAGCAATGTGTATTTCTTATTCTGGCCGCTGTTTGCTTAGTAATTACTTTGTTGGTCGGGACGCAAACAAAGGCGATTGTGCTCAGTCCTGCCGCTGGAAATATCATTTAGTAGAAGAACAGAGACCGGGCGAATATTATCCAATCGAAGAAAATGACCAGGGTACTTTTATCATGAACTCCAGAGATTTAAATCTGGCAGAAGAAATACCAGAGTTAATTGAAATTGGTTTAAGTAGTTTAAAAGTTGAAGGTAGAATGAAAAGTGTTCATTATGCTGCAACTGTAATTAATACTTACCGACAGCTAATTGATCAATATTATCAAGACCCAGAAAATTATGAGGCGGACTCTGAACTTTTAGCGGAACTCAGAAAAATTAGTCATCGAGATTATACTAAGGGCTTCTATTATGGCGAACCTGGTTCTGAAGGGCAGCGCTATCAAAGTTCTTCCTATTTAAGAAGTTATGATTTTATGGGAGTAGTTAAAGATTATGATGCTGCTGCCAAAGAAGTAGTGATTGAGGTTAGAAACAAGATATTTAAAGGAGATGAGCTGGAATTTGTAGTTCCCGGTCAGAAGACATTTACCAGCAGAGCTGATTATCTGTTGGATGAAGAGGGAACTGAAATTGAAGCAGCACCACACCCCAAACAGCTGATTAGAGTTCCACTAGAAAATGAAATTCCAAGCGGTTCATTACTGCGCCGGCAAAAGGAGAATTAA
- a CDS encoding Fur family transcriptional regulator translates to MEKLKDKFKRKLAENNYKLTKQREIILETILENKNWHFTAEELFAAVKKKDRDIGMATIYRTLELMQNLDIVHVLDFNDDSRKYELYLEEAHHHHLICKSCGKLVEFSDQDIDYFESELEEKYDFQITEHKLRFYGYCKDCKQRN, encoded by the coding sequence ATGGAAAAATTAAAAGATAAGTTTAAAAGAAAATTAGCAGAAAATAATTATAAATTAACCAAACAGCGGGAAATTATCTTAGAAACCATTCTAGAAAATAAGAACTGGCATTTTACAGCTGAAGAGCTTTTTGCAGCGGTTAAGAAAAAAGATAGAGATATCGGAATGGCAACAATTTATAGGACTTTAGAGTTAATGCAGAATTTAGATATTGTTCATGTTTTAGACTTTAATGATGATTCTCGCAAATATGAATTATATTTAGAAGAAGCTCATCATCACCACTTAATTTGTAAAAGTTGTGGTAAATTAGTAGAATTTAGTGATCAGGATATTGATTATTTTGAATCAGAGCTTGAAGAAAAGTATGACTTTCAGATTACAGAACATAAATTAAGATTTTATGGGTATTGCAAAGATTGCAAACAAAGAAATTAA
- a CDS encoding DUF1292 domain-containing protein, producing the protein MSNGKFWIDEDKKELVLSDGKGESRFFIEDDLVIDGVKYLIVVDARAGENADATVIKILNEGEEEIIVPVEEKEEFEKVQAEYLKDVE; encoded by the coding sequence ATGAGTAATGGCAAGTTTTGGATTGATGAGGATAAAAAGGAACTAGTCTTATCAGATGGCAAAGGTGAAAGCCGTTTTTTTATAGAAGATGATCTGGTAATTGATGGGGTTAAATATTTAATAGTTGTTGATGCCAGAGCGGGAGAAAATGCAGATGCAACAGTTATTAAGATTTTAAATGAAGGTGAAGAAGAAATTATAGTTCCAGTTGAAGAAAAAGAAGAATTTGAAAAAGTTCAGGCTGAATATTTAAAAGATGTTGAGTAA
- a CDS encoding IreB family regulatory phosphoprotein: protein MAEEDFSDKTMRFKIKKEELSEAAFVLGKVSKALEEKGYNPINQIVGYLLSGDPAYITSYKDARTMIRTIDRDELIEELLRSYLNN, encoded by the coding sequence ATGGCCGAAGAAGATTTTAGCGATAAAACGATGCGATTTAAAATCAAGAAAGAAGAATTAAGTGAGGCAGCATTTGTTCTGGGTAAGGTATCTAAGGCCCTGGAAGAAAAAGGATATAATCCGATTAATCAAATTGTCGGATATTTACTTTCTGGAGATCCTGCTTATATAACAAGCTACAAAGATGCCAGAACAATGATTAGAACTATTGATCGAGATGAATTAATAGAAGAATTACTGCGCAGTTATTTAAATAACTAG
- the ruvX gene encoding Holliday junction resolvase RuvX yields the protein MRILGIDYGNKRVGIAVSDSLGWTAQPLATLQMHGHQELLTEIKEYIEKYKVEKIVVGMPYNMDGTMGKRAEITQAFINFLKNNLELPIILQDERLTTSQAKNILLEADVSRKGRKKVIDKLAASLILQSYLDQQ from the coding sequence TTGAGAATTTTAGGTATAGATTATGGTAATAAAAGGGTGGGGATTGCTGTTAGTGATTCTTTAGGCTGGACTGCTCAGCCGCTGGCTACACTGCAAATGCATGGTCATCAGGAATTATTAACAGAAATTAAAGAATACATAGAAAAATATAAGGTAGAGAAAATTGTAGTTGGAATGCCCTATAATATGGATGGAACTATGGGGAAAAGAGCAGAAATAACTCAGGCTTTTATTAATTTTTTAAAAAATAATTTGGAGCTTCCAATTATACTTCAAGATGAAAGATTGACAACCAGTCAGGCAAAAAATATTTTGCTGGAGGCTGATGTCAGTCGTAAAGGCAGAAAAAAAGTTATTGATAAACTGGCTGCTTCCTTAATTTTGCAGTCATATTTAGATCAGCAATGA
- a CDS encoding O-methyltransferase, translating to MKLTDINIKFSENKYIEPQFKKIENECRADHIPIIDRDAADLLKLQLKIKQPQNILEIGTAYGFSTLILAKASPKNSKITAVESDSKRAFKAKDNFIKYNYQSKIDLKVGDAFDVLMYLKSDYDLIFLDAAKGQYFYLFEYIMDLLAPGGLLIADNVLYEGKVLEKKEQRPKIRTMVNNLKKYLKLIMNHPELDSTIVTAGDGMAISRRKDINE from the coding sequence ATGAAACTCACTGATATTAACATTAAATTTTCTGAGAATAAATATATTGAGCCTCAATTTAAAAAGATTGAAAATGAATGCAGAGCAGATCACATTCCAATTATTGATCGGGATGCAGCTGATTTATTAAAGCTGCAGCTTAAAATAAAACAGCCCCAAAATATTTTAGAAATTGGTACAGCTTATGGTTTTTCTACCTTAATCTTAGCTAAGGCCAGCCCCAAAAATTCTAAAATAACAGCTGTGGAATCAGATTCGAAGCGAGCTTTTAAAGCAAAAGATAATTTTATTAAATATAATTATCAGTCTAAAATAGATTTAAAAGTTGGCGATGCCTTTGATGTTTTAATGTATTTAAAAAGTGACTATGACTTAATTTTTCTTGATGCTGCCAAAGGGCAGTATTTTTATCTTTTTGAATATATAATGGATCTTTTAGCGCCGGGTGGGCTTTTAATAGCAGATAATGTCTTATATGAAGGTAAAGTTTTAGAAAAAAAAGAACAGAGACCTAAAATCAGAACAATGGTCAACAATTTAAAAAAATATTTAAAACTAATTATGAACCACCCTGAGCTTGATTCAACAATTGTAACTGCAGGTGATGGGATGGCTATTAGCAGGAGGAAAGATATAAATGAATAA
- the mltG gene encoding endolytic transglycosylase MltG, whose amino-acid sequence MKLKKAAFIFLIFIIILSFSLRVYSLMQPINEVEPVDIMVEIEKGMSGRAIANLLEEEGAIKSATFFYLLLRLQDLNNLQAGYYRFSTSDSPQAIIEKLKQGDEEKFKVTIPEGFTLEEILNRFEGLVIPEYDKELLRTAINEEISKLELEKNINQAQIESGLIVEPEGIIIPTTYNFPMSFEEPALAESLVDYFREQRLPLLKEAAAESDYSAYEILIIASLIEEEGKIGEEKKTIASVIYNRLAEGMPLQLDATVQYARAERTERVLYADLEIDSPYNTYKINKLPPTPIASPGDLALEAAVNPAESDYLFYFAKEDGSHVFTKSYQEHLKKQRELAN is encoded by the coding sequence TTGAAGTTGAAAAAAGCAGCTTTTATATTTTTGATTTTTATTATAATACTCAGTTTTTCACTGAGGGTCTATTCTTTAATGCAGCCCATAAACGAAGTAGAACCTGTAGATATAATGGTGGAGATAGAAAAAGGGATGAGCGGTCGGGCAATAGCCAATCTTTTAGAAGAAGAGGGAGCAATTAAATCTGCCACTTTTTTCTATCTGCTGCTGCGCCTGCAGGATCTTAATAATCTTCAGGCTGGGTATTATCGTTTTTCAACTTCAGACTCTCCTCAAGCAATAATAGAAAAACTTAAACAAGGCGACGAAGAAAAATTTAAAGTTACAATTCCGGAAGGTTTTACATTAGAAGAAATTTTAAATCGATTTGAAGGACTTGTAATTCCCGAATATGATAAAGAGCTTTTAAGAACAGCAATTAATGAAGAAATTTCAAAATTAGAATTAGAAAAAAATATAAATCAAGCTCAGATTGAATCAGGATTAATTGTAGAGCCGGAAGGAATTATTATTCCAACAACTTATAATTTTCCAATGAGTTTTGAAGAACCAGCTTTAGCTGAATCACTGGTTGATTATTTTAGAGAGCAGCGACTACCTTTATTAAAAGAGGCAGCAGCTGAGAGTGATTATTCAGCTTATGAAATTTTAATAATTGCTTCTTTAATTGAAGAAGAGGGAAAAATTGGAGAAGAAAAGAAAACTATTGCTTCTGTTATCTATAATCGTCTGGCAGAGGGAATGCCTCTGCAGCTAGATGCTACAGTTCAATATGCGCGAGCTGAAAGAACAGAGAGAGTTCTTTATGCTGATTTAGAAATCGATTCTCCTTATAATACCTATAAAATAAATAAACTGCCGCCAACACCAATTGCAAGTCCCGGTGATCTGGCTTTAGAAGCTGCAGTAAATCCAGCCGAGAGTGACTATTTATTCTATTTTGCAAAAGAAGATGGCAGTCATGTTTTTACTAAAAGTTACCAGGAACATCTTAAAAAACAGCGAGAATTAGCAAATTAA
- a CDS encoding cell wall hydrolase: protein MLSRNKFLISVVLLLIMVSFVNLKEAEALDLDEFGSRTLQRGDEGIDVAVLQQKLKQLNYYSGNIDGIYGGGTVEAVKRFQSENDLKVDGVFGQSSFDLMPELKAELSYNISRDEIILLARIIHGEARGEDFKGKVAVGSVILNRIKSNRFPNTIRDVILQKGQFSSLMDGQANYYPGEEELQAARASLLGYDPTMGSIFFYNPDIATNTAWISQRNFVTRIGGHVFLR from the coding sequence ATGCTGAGTAGAAACAAGTTCTTGATCTCGGTGGTTTTACTCCTGATAATGGTGTCTTTTGTCAATCTCAAAGAAGCAGAGGCTCTTGACTTAGATGAATTTGGTAGCAGGACTTTGCAGAGAGGCGACGAGGGAATAGATGTAGCGGTATTACAGCAGAAATTAAAGCAATTAAATTACTACAGTGGAAACATAGATGGAATATATGGTGGTGGAACAGTTGAAGCCGTTAAGAGATTCCAAAGTGAAAATGATCTTAAAGTAGATGGTGTTTTTGGTCAAAGTTCTTTTGATCTAATGCCTGAATTAAAAGCAGAATTAAGTTACAATATCTCAAGAGATGAAATAATATTACTTGCTAGAATTATTCATGGAGAGGCTAGAGGCGAAGACTTTAAAGGTAAGGTTGCTGTTGGTTCGGTTATTTTAAATAGAATCAAAAGTAATCGCTTTCCAAATACGATTAGAGACGTTATTTTGCAGAAGGGACAGTTTAGTAGTTTAATGGATGGACAGGCCAACTATTATCCTGGAGAAGAAGAACTACAGGCAGCAAGAGCTTCTTTATTAGGTTATGATCCAACAATGGGTTCAATATTTTTCTATAATCCAGATATTGCTACAAATACAGCCTGGATATCTCAGAGAAATTTTGTAACTAGAATTGGTGGACATGTATTTTTAAGATAA
- a CDS encoding AbrB/MazE/SpoVT family DNA-binding domain-containing protein: protein MKSTGIVRKIDDLGRMVIPIELRKTMNINKKDPMEIFVDEEKIILKKYEPACIFCGSADDTIEYKGRTICGECMDNMKELEKQK from the coding sequence ATGAAATCTACTGGTATCGTCCGCAAAATTGATGATTTGGGTAGAATGGTAATTCCAATTGAACTCAGAAAAACTATGAATATCAACAAAAAAGATCCTATGGAAATTTTTGTTGACGAAGAAAAAATTATTCTAAAAAAATATGAGCCCGCATGCATATTCTGTGGTAGTGCAGATGACACTATAGAATATAAAGGTAGGACTATCTGTGGTGAATGTATGGATAATATGAAAGAATTAGAAAAACAAAAATAA